One Streptomyces sp. CNQ-509 DNA window includes the following coding sequences:
- the pknB gene encoding Stk1 family PASTA domain-containing Ser/Thr kinase: MEEPRRLGGRYELGQVLGRGGMAEVYLAHDTRLGRTVAVKTLRADMARDPSFQARFRREAQSAASLNHPAIVAVYDTGEDYIDSVSIPYIVMEYVDGSTLRELLHSGRKLLPERTLEMCTGILQALEYSHRSGIVHRDIKPANVMLTRTGQVKVMDFGIARAMGDSGMTMTQTAAVIGTAQYLSPEQAKGEQVDARSDLYSTGCLLYELLTGRPPFVGDSPVAVAYQHVREEAPPPSTFDPEVTPEMDAIVMKALVKDPDYRYQSADEMRADIDAALEGLPVAAAAAMGAVGYGGDTPTTAMTPQNGYGTTMLPPARDDDGGMGYDGGQGRRRQQKRSGATSTVLLILAGILVLVGAIFIGKSLFGEQGADPVTVPNVVGDKFADAQNAMSNVKLTLTKSGEERCDEPKGTVCSTSPAAGEDVDRGSTVTAVVSKGPGTQKVTVPNVEGVDADEAEDTLREAGFDVEQEDQESSEPEGQVLSQDPEGDTKAPKGATVTLTVAVEPEETEPATINIPRVIDLSYEDAKSTLEGQGFVVSRTDQQTADAAPETVIAQSPEGGTAATEGDTVTVTVAVEPDEPSTVAVPSDLVNKTVGEAKAQLQGMGLVAGFIPGAPSDDAAIVMAHDPPAGTEVEPGSTVNLVTRPGDGR; encoded by the coding sequence ATGGAAGAGCCGCGTCGCCTCGGCGGGCGGTACGAGCTGGGCCAGGTGCTCGGCCGCGGCGGGATGGCCGAGGTGTACCTCGCCCACGACACCCGCCTCGGCCGTACGGTCGCGGTCAAGACGCTCCGCGCCGACATGGCCCGCGACCCCTCGTTCCAGGCCCGCTTCCGCCGCGAGGCCCAGTCCGCGGCCTCCCTGAACCACCCCGCCATCGTCGCCGTGTACGACACCGGCGAGGACTACATCGACAGCGTCTCCATCCCGTACATCGTCATGGAGTACGTCGACGGCTCCACGCTGCGCGAGCTGCTGCACTCCGGGCGCAAGCTGCTGCCCGAGCGCACGCTGGAGATGTGCACGGGCATCCTCCAGGCCCTGGAGTACTCGCACCGCAGCGGCATCGTCCACCGCGACATCAAGCCGGCGAACGTCATGCTGACGCGCACCGGCCAGGTCAAGGTCATGGACTTCGGCATCGCCCGCGCGATGGGCGACTCCGGCATGACGATGACGCAGACCGCGGCGGTCATCGGCACCGCGCAGTACCTCTCCCCCGAGCAGGCCAAGGGCGAGCAGGTCGACGCCCGCTCCGACCTGTACTCGACGGGCTGCCTGCTGTACGAGCTGCTGACCGGCCGGCCGCCGTTCGTCGGCGACTCCCCGGTGGCGGTGGCGTACCAGCACGTACGCGAGGAGGCGCCGCCGCCGAGCACGTTCGACCCCGAGGTCACGCCCGAGATGGACGCCATCGTGATGAAGGCGCTCGTCAAGGACCCGGACTACCGGTACCAGAGCGCCGACGAGATGCGCGCCGACATCGACGCCGCGCTGGAGGGCCTGCCCGTCGCTGCGGCCGCCGCGATGGGCGCCGTCGGCTACGGCGGCGACACCCCGACCACCGCCATGACCCCGCAGAACGGCTACGGCACCACGATGCTGCCGCCCGCGCGGGACGACGACGGCGGCATGGGCTACGACGGCGGGCAGGGCCGCCGCCGGCAGCAGAAGCGAAGCGGCGCGACGTCGACGGTGCTGCTGATCCTCGCCGGCATCCTGGTCCTGGTGGGCGCCATCTTCATCGGGAAGTCCCTCTTCGGCGAACAGGGGGCGGACCCGGTCACGGTGCCGAACGTCGTCGGCGACAAGTTCGCGGACGCCCAGAACGCCATGAGCAACGTCAAGCTCACCCTGACGAAGTCCGGCGAGGAGCGCTGCGACGAGCCCAAGGGCACGGTGTGCAGCACCAGCCCGGCGGCCGGCGAGGACGTCGACCGCGGCTCGACGGTCACGGCGGTCGTCTCCAAGGGCCCGGGCACGCAGAAGGTCACCGTCCCGAACGTGGAGGGCGTCGACGCCGACGAGGCCGAGGACACCCTGCGGGAGGCGGGCTTCGACGTCGAGCAGGAGGACCAGGAGTCCAGCGAGCCGGAGGGGCAGGTGCTGAGCCAGGACCCCGAAGGCGACACCAAGGCCCCGAAGGGCGCGACCGTGACGCTCACCGTCGCGGTCGAGCCGGAGGAGACGGAGCCGGCGACGATCAACATCCCGCGGGTCATCGACCTCTCGTACGAGGACGCGAAGTCGACCCTGGAGGGCCAGGGCTTCGTCGTCTCGCGCACCGACCAGCAGACGGCCGACGCCGCCCCGGAGACGGTCATCGCGCAGAGCCCGGAGGGCGGCACCGCGGCCACGGAGGGCGACACGGTCACGGTGACCGTCGCCGTCGAGCCGGACGAGCCGTCGACGGTGGCGGTGCCGTCGGACCTGGTCAACAAGACGGTCGGGGAGGCGAAGGCCCAGTTGCAGGGCATGGGCCTGGTCGCCGGCTTCATCCCCGGCGCCCCCTCGGACGACGCCGCGATCGTCATGGCGCACGACCCGCCGGCGGGCACCGAGGTGGAGCCGGGCAGCACCGTGAACCTGGTCACGCGGCCGGGCGACGGCAGGTAG
- a CDS encoding peptidylprolyl isomerase translates to MAEQLYATLKTNHGDIEVKLLPNHAPKTVQNFVGLATGEREWTHPATGQVSHERLYDGTVFHRVISGFMIQGGDPLGNGTGGPGYEFGDEFHPDLAFDRPYLLAMANAGPGTNGSQFFITVAPTAWLTGKHTIFGEVADEAGKKVVDEIAAVRTKRADRPEKDVVIESVEITRR, encoded by the coding sequence GTGGCCGAGCAGCTCTACGCCACCCTGAAGACGAACCACGGCGACATCGAGGTGAAGCTCCTGCCGAACCACGCGCCGAAGACGGTGCAGAACTTCGTCGGGCTCGCCACCGGCGAGCGTGAGTGGACCCACCCGGCGACGGGTCAGGTCTCCCACGAGCGTCTGTACGACGGCACCGTGTTCCACCGCGTCATCAGCGGCTTCATGATCCAGGGCGGTGACCCGCTGGGCAACGGCACCGGCGGCCCCGGCTACGAGTTCGGTGACGAGTTCCACCCGGACCTGGCCTTCGACCGCCCGTACCTGCTGGCGATGGCGAACGCCGGGCCCGGCACCAACGGTTCGCAGTTCTTCATCACCGTGGCGCCGACCGCCTGGCTGACCGGCAAGCACACCATCTTCGGTGAGGTCGCCGACGAGGCCGGCAAGAAGGTCGTCGACGAGATCGCGGCCGTCCGGACGAAGCGGGCCGACCGCCCCGAGAAGGACGTGGTCATCGAGTCCGTGGAGATCACGCGCCGCTGA
- a CDS encoding DUF881 domain-containing protein → MTNSARRLRIRPARLFTFAAFALAGLIFWTSFNTAQGTNLRTDDSMLRLTDLIYERDRANQRLDGGNASLREDVDSLAERDHGAGSTPRKELREAERAAGATEVDGAGLTVTLTDAPPDATALIPGVPDPTPDTLVVHQQDLQAVVNALWAGGAEGIRVMDQRLISTSAVRCVGNTLILQGRVYSPPYKITAVGDRQDLQAALDAEPAVQNYLRYVEAYGLGYEVDRHDSVTLPGYSGTVGLHHARPVE, encoded by the coding sequence GTGACCAATTCCGCACGGCGGCTCCGTATCAGGCCCGCACGGCTGTTCACCTTCGCCGCCTTCGCCCTCGCCGGGCTGATCTTCTGGACCAGCTTCAACACCGCGCAGGGCACCAACCTGCGCACCGACGACTCCATGCTCCGCCTCACCGACCTCATCTACGAGCGCGACCGTGCCAACCAGCGCCTCGACGGCGGCAACGCCTCCCTCCGCGAGGACGTCGACTCCCTCGCCGAGCGCGACCACGGCGCCGGCTCCACCCCCCGCAAGGAGTTGCGGGAGGCGGAGCGGGCGGCCGGGGCCACCGAGGTCGACGGCGCCGGGCTCACCGTGACGCTCACCGACGCCCCGCCGGACGCCACCGCGCTCATCCCCGGGGTGCCGGACCCCACGCCGGACACCCTCGTCGTGCACCAGCAGGATCTCCAGGCCGTCGTCAACGCCCTGTGGGCGGGCGGCGCGGAGGGCATCCGGGTCATGGACCAGCGGCTCATCTCCACCAGCGCGGTGCGCTGCGTCGGCAACACCCTGATCCTCCAGGGCCGGGTGTACTCACCCCCGTACAAGATCACCGCGGTCGGCGACCGGCAGGACCTCCAGGCCGCCCTGGACGCCGAGCCCGCGGTGCAGAACTATCTGCGCTACGTCGAGGCGTACGGCCTCGGCTACGAGGTCGACCGGCACGATTCCGTGACGCTCCCCGGCTACTCCGGCACCGTCGGCCTGCACCACGCCCGCCCCGTGGAGTGA
- a CDS encoding rhomboid family intramembrane serine protease codes for MTDQAPGGAERPAGDSGLPGCYRHPDRETGVRCVRCDRPICPECMISASVGFQCPECVRGGSGTGAAPGASAPRTLAGGVMSEDPRLITKIILGLNLAVFLAVLTGGDRVSDPMLLVGKAIFSFGGSLEGVAEGQYYRLLSSVFLHEEVAHIALNMLALWFLGPPLEAALGRLRFVTLYVLSGLGGSALFYLVAAPNDAALGASGAIFGLFGATAVLMRRMNYDMRPVLVLLAINLVFTFTWSGIAWQGHIGGLVIGTAVAYGFVHAPRDKRVLVQRAVAAAALLAIVAVVVIRTLQLT; via the coding sequence ATGACGGACCAGGCGCCGGGAGGGGCGGAGAGACCGGCCGGGGACAGCGGGCTGCCCGGCTGCTACCGGCACCCGGACCGCGAGACCGGCGTGCGCTGCGTCCGCTGCGACCGGCCCATCTGCCCGGAGTGCATGATAAGCGCGTCGGTCGGCTTCCAGTGCCCCGAGTGCGTCCGCGGCGGCTCGGGTACGGGTGCCGCGCCGGGCGCCTCCGCGCCCCGTACGCTCGCGGGCGGCGTCATGTCGGAGGACCCGCGGCTCATCACCAAGATCATCCTCGGTCTCAACCTCGCGGTCTTCCTCGCCGTGCTCACCGGCGGCGACCGGGTCAGCGACCCGATGCTCCTCGTCGGGAAGGCGATCTTCTCCTTCGGCGGGTCGCTCGAAGGCGTCGCGGAGGGCCAGTACTACCGGCTGCTCAGTTCCGTCTTCCTGCACGAGGAAGTCGCCCACATCGCGCTGAACATGCTGGCGCTGTGGTTCCTCGGGCCGCCGCTGGAGGCCGCGCTCGGCCGGCTGCGGTTCGTCACGCTCTACGTGCTCTCCGGCCTCGGCGGCAGCGCGCTGTTCTATCTGGTCGCCGCGCCCAACGACGCCGCGCTCGGCGCCTCCGGCGCCATCTTCGGCCTCTTCGGCGCCACCGCGGTGCTGATGCGCCGGATGAACTACGACATGCGGCCCGTACTGGTGCTGCTGGCGATCAACCTGGTCTTCACCTTCACCTGGTCGGGCATCGCCTGGCAGGGCCACATCGGCGGGCTGGTGATCGGCACGGCCGTGGCGTACGGGTTCGTGCACGCGCCCCGCGACAAGCGGGTCCTGGTGCAGCGGGCGGTGGCGGCGGCGGCGCTGCTGGCGATCGTCGCGGTGGTCGTGATCCGCACCCTGCAACTGACGTAG
- a CDS encoding aminodeoxychorismate/anthranilate synthase component II: MSARILVVDNYDSFVFNLVQYLCQLDASCEVLRNDEVTPRHAVGPTSPKAGEGGFDGVLLSPGPGTPEQAGVCVDMVRHCAERGLPVFGVCLGLQSMAVAYGGVVGRAPELLHGKTSPVTHGGAGVFAGLPSPFTATRYHSLAVERESLPDELAVTAETDSGLVMGLRHRDLPVEGVQFHPESVLTEWGHRMLANWLVECGDAGAVERSAGLAPVTGGPVTGPAQGPAPDVAPVGGLAPAGGGAAGTAG, translated from the coding sequence ATGAGCGCGCGCATTCTGGTCGTGGACAACTACGACAGCTTCGTCTTCAACCTGGTCCAGTACCTGTGCCAGCTCGACGCCTCGTGCGAGGTGCTGCGCAACGACGAGGTGACGCCGCGGCACGCCGTGGGCCCCACCTCGCCGAAGGCGGGCGAGGGAGGCTTCGACGGCGTGCTGCTCTCCCCCGGGCCCGGGACCCCGGAGCAGGCGGGGGTGTGCGTCGACATGGTGCGGCACTGCGCGGAGCGGGGGCTGCCGGTGTTCGGGGTCTGCCTCGGACTGCAGTCGATGGCGGTCGCGTACGGCGGTGTGGTCGGCCGGGCGCCGGAGTTGCTGCACGGCAAGACCTCGCCGGTGACGCACGGCGGCGCGGGCGTGTTCGCCGGGCTGCCGTCGCCGTTCACGGCGACGCGGTACCACTCGCTGGCCGTCGAGCGCGAGTCGCTGCCCGACGAACTGGCGGTCACGGCGGAGACGGACAGCGGCCTGGTGATGGGGCTGCGCCACCGCGATCTGCCGGTGGAGGGCGTGCAGTTCCACCCGGAGTCGGTGCTGACGGAGTGGGGCCACCGGATGCTGGCGAACTGGCTGGTCGAGTGCGGCGACGCCGGTGCCGTCGAGCGGTCGGCGGGGCTGGCGCCGGTGACGGGCGGGCCGGTGACGGGCCCGGCACAAGGGCCGGCACCTGACGTGGCGCCCGTGGGCGGGTTGGCGCCCGCGGGCGGCGGGGCGGCCGGGACAGCGGGGTGA
- the crgA gene encoding cell division protein CrgA codes for MPKSRIRKKADYTPPPAKSGEFKLSGTGRSWVAPLMLALFVIGLAWIVVFYVTTGDLPLESIGNWNIVVGFGFILAGFVVSTQWK; via the coding sequence GTGCCGAAGTCACGGATCCGTAAGAAGGCCGATTACACCCCGCCGCCGGCGAAGTCGGGCGAGTTCAAGCTGTCAGGCACCGGCAGGAGCTGGGTGGCACCGCTGATGCTGGCGTTGTTCGTCATCGGACTCGCCTGGATCGTCGTGTTCTACGTCACCACCGGGGACCTGCCGCTCGAATCGATCGGCAACTGGAACATCGTGGTCGGCTTCGGCTTCATCCTCGCGGGGTTCGTCGTCTCCACGCAGTGGAAGTAG
- a CDS encoding penicillin-binding protein 2 has product MNKPLRRVAVFCGLLVIALLVRVNWIQFVEADELRNHEDNRRVAIERYAHPRGNIIVGDKAITGSAETSGSDFRYKRTYKDGPLWAPVTGYASQAFGANQLEALNDGILTGNDDRLFFNRTIDMITGKDKKGGNVVTTLDANVQKAAFEGLGDRKGAVAAIDPETGAILGLASSPSYDPSSFAGNSDKDSENWVALNKDKDKPMLNRALRETYPPGSTFKVVTAAAALESGEYDMDEPTGAPETYKLPLSTNTLGNEVKNVCEDATLREALQWSCNSVYAMISDKVGNEGMIEMSEKFGFGNSELDTPVRAAESIYPEMDRPQNAMGGIGQASNRATPLQMAMVASAVANDGELMKPYMVEKLVAPNLNDIEVTQPQTLSEPLSGENAQKMQQMMETVVNEGTGSNARIDGATVGGKTGTAQHGIDNRDLPYAWFISYAKDPDSDKQIAVAVVVEDASANRDDISGGGVAAPIAKSVMEAGLGR; this is encoded by the coding sequence ATGAACAAGCCACTCCGCCGCGTCGCCGTCTTCTGCGGCCTGCTGGTGATAGCCCTGCTCGTCCGGGTCAACTGGATCCAGTTCGTCGAGGCCGACGAGCTGCGCAACCACGAGGACAACCGGCGCGTGGCCATCGAGCGCTACGCCCATCCCCGGGGCAACATCATCGTCGGTGACAAGGCGATCACCGGCTCGGCCGAGACCTCGGGCAGCGACTTCAGGTACAAGCGCACCTACAAGGACGGCCCCCTGTGGGCCCCCGTCACCGGCTACGCCTCCCAGGCGTTCGGCGCCAACCAGCTCGAGGCGCTGAACGACGGCATCCTCACCGGCAACGACGACCGGCTGTTCTTCAACCGCACGATCGACATGATCACCGGCAAGGACAAGAAGGGCGGCAACGTCGTCACCACCCTCGACGCGAACGTGCAGAAGGCCGCGTTCGAGGGCCTGGGCGACCGCAAGGGCGCCGTCGCCGCCATCGACCCGGAGACCGGCGCGATCCTCGGCCTGGCCAGCAGCCCCAGCTACGACCCGTCCTCCTTCGCGGGCAACTCCGACAAGGACTCGGAGAACTGGGTCGCGCTGAACAAGGACAAGGACAAGCCGATGCTCAACCGGGCGCTGCGCGAGACGTACCCGCCCGGGTCGACGTTCAAGGTCGTCACCGCCGCGGCGGCGCTGGAGAGCGGCGAGTACGACATGGACGAGCCGACCGGCGCCCCCGAGACGTACAAGCTGCCGCTGTCGACCAACACCCTGGGCAACGAGGTCAAGAACGTGTGCGAGGACGCGACCCTGCGCGAGGCGCTGCAGTGGTCGTGCAACTCCGTCTACGCGATGATCAGCGACAAGGTCGGCAACGAGGGCATGATCGAGATGTCCGAGAAGTTCGGCTTCGGCAACTCCGAGCTGGACACCCCGGTCCGCGCCGCCGAGAGCATCTACCCGGAGATGGACCGCCCGCAGAACGCCATGGGCGGCATCGGCCAGGCGTCCAACCGCGCGACGCCGCTGCAGATGGCGATGGTCGCCTCGGCCGTCGCCAACGACGGCGAGCTGATGAAGCCGTACATGGTCGAGAAGCTGGTGGCGCCGAACCTCAACGACATCGAGGTGACGCAGCCGCAGACGCTGAGCGAGCCGCTCTCCGGCGAGAACGCGCAGAAGATGCAGCAGATGATGGAGACCGTCGTCAACGAGGGCACGGGCTCCAACGCCAGGATCGACGGGGCCACCGTCGGCGGCAAGACGGGTACCGCGCAGCACGGCATCGACAACCGCGACCTGCCGTACGCCTGGTTCATCTCGTACGCCAAGGACCCCGACAGCGACAAGCAGATCGCCGTCGCCGTCGTCGTCGAGGACGCGAGCGCGAACCGCGACGACATCTCCGGCGGCGGCGTCGCGGCGCCGATCGCGAAGAGCGTCATGGAAGCCGGTCTGGGGCGGTAG
- a CDS encoding class E sortase, with the protein MTDTRPDDNAPGRAEEREPGREARYRGFHDSSAPGRPADDAADPLTDPQSGGRPPLPRRDTSGAGGRAGPGAGGRGQGAGMSGAGAGSSGTRPGFGSGTGPGPAGYGAGAEGGSGTYEQGQGGRGRGRGSYGAGGQDPLEQGHLPEYAHRNPLRGDPLPPPRSADAGPRPEQGALPPQGQDPFTRQPSQGEHPRPRHPQTAYPQPQVPRQEPAAVEGPRPRPLERPESPTSAVSRWFRPHTPPDGRDPNAAPAAYAPPAHGTPRNDPPPHDGPHPGDHHPGGYAPDPDPAPHAHHPDDRAAPGAHAPPAYPAHTDAPAGQTAIVPQEGTAAQYPMSSYDAGHPSPYAEAPQAAAYGQSTSAYDPQGPAAYDPQLLGYDQAPADPLGASYPAATGDPLTDPLDPAPPTGRRRAGTGDPLTDPLDPPAAPQPSPRRHAGRPAVEEQQQPYTVPAQGRHAGGAAPASAAASGAAVGADPSAHRDPSPWGDLSAAAHAGGPAAADPAQAPAAAQPHAQAQTAVQPRTRVQPPAPAPDQPANGDQRLTWGTAPATRRRGMGDDVREGRGDRDDRTVQTMSLNVARALGTRMSARKAARAAKQQRTVLISRITGEAFITLGVLMLLFVVYQLWWTNVLADRESRQEARQLEEQWKRGDGAGKENARDPGAFEAGEGFAIMHIPSLDVNRPVAQGIDKQKVLDRGLLGHYSEGDLKTAMPWDEKGNFAVAGHRNTHGEPFRYINRLEKGEEIIVETKDTYYIYEVASTLPSTSPSNTDVIDPVPEGSGFTEPGRYVTLTTCTPEYTSKYRLIVWGKMIEERPRSEGKPDALMD; encoded by the coding sequence GTGACCGACACCCGGCCGGACGACAACGCACCGGGGCGCGCGGAGGAGCGCGAGCCGGGGCGCGAAGCGCGTTACCGCGGCTTCCACGACTCAAGCGCCCCCGGCCGGCCGGCGGACGACGCCGCGGACCCGCTCACCGACCCGCAGTCCGGCGGCCGGCCGCCGCTGCCGCGCCGGGACACGTCGGGAGCGGGCGGGCGTGCGGGCCCCGGTGCGGGGGGCCGCGGGCAGGGCGCCGGGATGTCCGGCGCGGGTGCCGGATCGTCCGGTACGCGGCCGGGGTTCGGCTCCGGTACGGGGCCGGGGCCCGCCGGTTACGGCGCGGGCGCCGAGGGCGGCTCCGGGACGTACGAACAGGGACAGGGCGGCCGGGGCCGGGGGCGCGGGAGCTACGGCGCCGGCGGACAGGATCCGCTGGAGCAGGGCCACCTGCCGGAGTACGCCCACCGCAACCCGCTCCGCGGCGACCCCCTGCCGCCGCCGCGCAGCGCGGACGCGGGGCCGCGGCCGGAGCAGGGCGCACTGCCGCCGCAGGGGCAGGATCCCTTCACGCGGCAGCCCTCGCAGGGCGAGCACCCGCGGCCCCGGCATCCGCAGACCGCCTACCCGCAGCCGCAGGTGCCGCGGCAGGAGCCCGCTGCCGTGGAAGGACCGCGACCGCGGCCGCTGGAGCGGCCCGAGTCGCCGACCTCGGCGGTCTCGCGCTGGTTCCGCCCGCACACCCCGCCGGACGGCCGCGACCCGAACGCCGCCCCGGCCGCCTACGCGCCCCCCGCGCACGGCACCCCGCGAAACGATCCGCCGCCCCACGACGGCCCTCACCCGGGCGACCACCACCCCGGCGGCTACGCGCCCGACCCGGACCCCGCCCCGCACGCCCACCACCCGGACGACCGCGCCGCCCCCGGCGCCCACGCGCCCCCGGCGTACCCCGCGCACACCGATGCGCCGGCCGGCCAGACGGCGATCGTGCCGCAGGAGGGGACCGCGGCGCAGTACCCGATGTCGTCGTACGACGCGGGCCACCCGTCGCCGTACGCGGAGGCGCCGCAGGCGGCCGCGTACGGGCAGAGCACCTCCGCGTACGACCCGCAGGGCCCGGCGGCGTACGACCCGCAGCTCCTCGGCTACGACCAGGCCCCCGCCGACCCCCTCGGCGCCTCCTACCCGGCGGCGACCGGCGACCCGCTGACCGACCCCCTCGACCCGGCACCCCCGACCGGCCGCCGCCGGGCCGGGACCGGCGACCCCCTCACCGATCCGCTCGACCCGCCCGCCGCCCCCCAGCCCTCCCCGCGGCGTCACGCCGGGCGGCCCGCGGTCGAGGAGCAGCAACAGCCGTACACCGTGCCCGCCCAGGGCCGGCACGCCGGCGGCGCCGCCCCGGCGAGCGCCGCCGCCTCAGGTGCAGCCGTCGGCGCCGACCCCTCGGCGCACCGCGACCCCTCCCCCTGGGGCGACCTCTCCGCCGCCGCCCACGCCGGCGGCCCCGCCGCAGCCGACCCGGCGCAGGCCCCGGCAGCAGCCCAGCCGCACGCCCAGGCCCAGACCGCGGTGCAGCCACGGACCCGGGTGCAGCCGCCGGCCCCCGCCCCCGACCAGCCCGCGAACGGCGACCAGCGCCTCACCTGGGGCACCGCCCCCGCCACCCGCCGCCGCGGCATGGGCGACGACGTCCGCGAGGGACGGGGCGACCGCGACGACCGCACCGTTCAGACGATGTCCCTGAACGTCGCCCGCGCGCTGGGCACCCGGATGTCCGCCCGCAAGGCCGCCCGCGCCGCCAAGCAGCAGCGCACCGTGCTGATCAGCCGCATCACCGGCGAGGCGTTCATCACCCTGGGCGTGCTGATGCTCCTCTTCGTCGTGTACCAGCTCTGGTGGACCAACGTCCTGGCCGACCGCGAGTCCCGGCAGGAGGCCCGGCAACTGGAGGAGCAGTGGAAGCGCGGCGACGGCGCGGGCAAGGAGAACGCCCGCGACCCGGGGGCGTTCGAGGCCGGCGAGGGCTTCGCGATCATGCACATCCCGTCGCTGGACGTGAACCGCCCGGTCGCGCAGGGCATCGACAAGCAGAAGGTCCTGGACCGCGGCCTCCTCGGCCACTACTCGGAGGGCGACCTCAAGACCGCGATGCCGTGGGACGAGAAGGGGAACTTCGCGGTCGCCGGGCACCGCAACACCCACGGCGAGCCCTTCCGGTACATCAACCGGCTGGAGAAGGGCGAGGAGATCATCGTCGAGACCAAGGACACGTACTACATCTACGAGGTGGCCAGCACGCTCCCGTCGACTTCGCCGTCGAACACCGATGTCATCGACCCGGTGCCCGAGGGGTCCGGATTCACCGAGCCGGGGCGCTACGTCACACTAACGACCTGCACGCCTGAGTACACGTCCAAATATCGGCTTATTGTCTGGGGCAAGATGATCGAGGAGCGTCCGCGCAGCGAGGGCAAGCCCGACGCGCTCATGGACTGA
- a CDS encoding DUF5324 family protein: protein MTRKNGARTATDTAKQSVQQAAEAVAPYAATARDQCAHMAHEALERFRPMVSDMAANAQVAYGAHLEPQVRKVRQAVPGELDRTASGMARRARGAAAYAAPRVLGAAAATKAAAVATKAAAGPATRQAAVRGTAALSALRGEVSPAEIDRLARRRQRRAAVGRTVKRTAVVGALGAAAVVAWRWWDRQVNPDWMVEPPEATEPGSDASTTRIVDDTAYMDRETRVDRADAGRDADAEARQAADMDAEGGGTARSEAGEPTDTGRAYYEREDDL from the coding sequence GTGACCCGCAAGAACGGTGCGCGCACGGCCACTGACACGGCGAAGCAGAGCGTGCAGCAGGCGGCCGAGGCGGTGGCGCCGTACGCCGCCACCGCCAGGGACCAATGCGCCCACATGGCGCACGAGGCGCTGGAGCGCTTCCGCCCGATGGTCTCCGACATGGCCGCGAACGCCCAGGTGGCGTACGGCGCCCACCTGGAGCCCCAGGTACGGAAGGTGCGCCAGGCGGTGCCCGGCGAACTGGACAGGACCGCCTCCGGAATGGCCCGCCGGGCGCGCGGGGCGGCGGCGTACGCGGCCCCGCGCGTCCTGGGCGCCGCCGCGGCGACGAAGGCCGCGGCGGTGGCGACGAAGGCCGCCGCGGGCCCCGCGACCAGGCAGGCCGCCGTCCGCGGCACCGCGGCGCTGTCGGCGCTGCGCGGCGAGGTGAGCCCGGCGGAGATCGACCGGCTGGCGCGCAGGCGGCAGCGCCGCGCGGCCGTCGGCCGTACGGTCAAGCGCACCGCCGTCGTCGGCGCCCTCGGCGCCGCGGCGGTCGTCGCCTGGCGCTGGTGGGACCGCCAGGTCAACCCGGACTGGATGGTCGAACCCCCGGAGGCCACGGAACCCGGAAGCGACGCCTCCACCACCCGGATCGTCGACGACACCGCGTACATGGACCGCGAGACCCGCGTCGACCGCGCCGACGCAGGCCGGGACGCGGACGCCGAGGCCCGCCAGGCGGCGGACATGGACGCCGAGGGCGGCGGCACGGCCCGCTCGGAGGCGGGCGAGCCCACGGACACCGGCCGCGCGTACTACGAACGCGAGGACGACCTCTGA